The Montipora foliosa isolate CH-2021 chromosome 14, ASM3666993v2, whole genome shotgun sequence genome window below encodes:
- the LOC137984397 gene encoding kelch-like protein 12: MEAVNELMSSDPSKHLQELGQRLDILRRNEGFCDITISVKGKQFTGHKAILAASSPFFLTLLNSDMKESSEKLITVELEEATEAVMEDVLKYVYTGNLLVTEERAHNLIATANYLLLPGIKNMAESFLKDIFTIENCIFNYYFAEKYQCLELKEKAHQVINSNFTHVMETEEFLKLEAKQVLEWVSSDDIIVNAEDDVFEGIVRWVSHSKSERERDFPELLHQIRLTSVSSDFLQKELLEEELITKNYEFHVKFMADAMKVILNSTDGRSHQRQPRKCQEIHMNGIFVCGGRKALGFFPKQNKWYRLADAPFFHQDHFLVQCRSKVYIADSQSRKMGESEVMEYHKPAMNTWGSILQTTSSNDYLDSFLQVTVLNDVLYGLSCNSLSGCHIYQYDAGTNNWLEMNAPPRKGDPCVVSDEEHIYVIGGKLMSFGIPVLSTASRFDPHNNKWEVIASLNEGRYRAFGVVMGGKIYVAGGRNRGGGSMSSCEMYNPSSDEWQLMPSLKVPRCYASMVCCEGRLYVLGGTTILSRKRSSRPLTVEEFDSERKMWMDKSVIPVESFEMSEDQKWQNLFRASSVQFCKQVIDKLYPLS, from the coding sequence ATGGAGGCAGTGAATGAGCTCATGTCATCAGACCCTTCTAAGCATCTTCAGGAACTTGGCCAACGTCTTGATATTCTGAGAAGAAATGAAGGTTTCTGTGATATAACGATCTCGGTGAAAGGAAAGCAATTCACAGGGCATAAAGCTATTCTAGCCGCAAGCAGCCCGTTCTTTCTGACTCTTCTGAACAGCGACATGAAAGAAAGCAGCGAAAAACTGATCACAGTGGAGCTTGAAGAGGCAACTGAAGCTGTTATGGAAGACGTGTTGAAGTATGTTTATACTGGAAACCTTTTGGTTACGGAAGAAAGAGCCCACAATCTGATTGCAACAGCGAATTACCTCCTTCTACCAGGTATAAAAAACATGGCGGAGAGTTTCTTAAAGGATATTTTCACAATTGAGAATTGCATTTTTAACTATTATTTTGCTGAAAAGTATCAGTGCTTGGAATTGAAAGAGAAAGCCCATCAGGTGATCAACTCAAATTTCACACATGTCATGGAAACTGAAGAGTTTTTGAAGCTTGAAGCAAAGCAAGTGCTGGAATGGGTGTCTAGTGATGACATCATTGTGAATGCTGAGGATGACGTGTTCGAGGGAATTGTGAGGTGGGTGTCTCACAGCAAAAGTGAAAGAGAAAGAGACTTTCCTGAATTATTGCATCAAATCCGTCTTACATCAGTATCAAGTGATTTTTTACAGAAGGAATTGTTAGAAGAAGAACTGATTACCAAAAATTATGAGTTTCATGTGAAGTTTATGGCAGATGCTATGAAAGTGATATTGAATTCCACTGATGGGCGCAGTCATCAACGACAACCAAGGAAATGCCAGGAGATACACATGAATGGAATTTTTGTGTGTGGAGGGAGAAAGGCATTAGGCTTCTTTCCAAAGCAAAACAAGTGGTACAGGCTAGCAGATGCACCATTTTTTCATCAAGACCACTTTCTAGTCCAGTGTAGAAGTAAAGTTTACATTGCTGATAGTCAGTCACGCAAGATGGGTGAGTCAGAGGTGATGGAGTACCACAAGCCAGCTATGAACACCTGGGGGTCCATTTTACAAACTACCAGTTCTAATGACTACCTTGACAGCTTTTTACAAGTAACAGTTTTGAATGATGTTCTGTATGGACTGTCATGTAATTCTTTGTCAGGATGTCATATCTACCAATATGATGCAGGAACCAATAATTGGTTGGAAATGAATGCTCCACCCAGAAAGGGCGACCCCTGTGTTGTGAGTGATGAGGAACACATCTATGTTATAGGTGGCAAATTAATGTCTTTTGGAATTCCTGTCCTGTCAACTGCATCAAGGTTTGATCCTCACAATAACAAATGGGAAGTGATTGCGAGTCTCAATGAGGGAAGGTATAGGGCTTTTGGAGTAGTAATGGGTGGCAAGATTTATGTAGCAGGTGGTAGAAACCGTGGAGGGGGATCAATGAGCTCCTGTGAAATGTACAATCCCTCATCTGATGAGTGGCAGCTGATGCCCAGTCTGAAGGTACCTCGATGTTATGCAAGCATGGTGTGCTGTGAAGGAAGGCTGTATGTTTTGGGTGGAACAACTATACTAAGTAGAAAAAGAAGCTCAAGACCATTAACTGTTGAAGAGTTTGATTCAGAGAGGAAAATGTGGATGGACAAATCAGTTATACCAGTTGAAAGCTTTGAGATGTCTGAGGACCAAAAGTGGCAGAACTTATTTCGGGCTTCTTCTGTACAATTTTGCAAACAAGTGATTGACAAACTGTATCCACTAAGTTAA
- the LOC137984399 gene encoding kelch-like protein 17 → MDAVNELMSSDPSKHLQELGQRLDILRRNEGFCDITISVKGKQFTGHKAVLAASSPFFLTLLNSDMKENSEKLITVELEEATEAVMEDVLKYVYTGNLLVTEERAHNLIATANYLLLPGLKTTAESFLKDIVTTENCIFNYYFAEKYQCLELKKKARQVINSNFTDVMETENFLKLEAKQVLEWVSSDDIIVNAEDDVFKGIVRWVSHSKSERERDFPELLHQIRLTSVSHNFLLNELLEEELITKNYEFCVKFMADAMKVILNSIDGHIHQQPRKCLAIHVNGIFLSGGRKVLGYFPKQNKWYRLADAPFHHKDHFLVQCRSKVYIADSQSHKMGESVVMEYYEPAMNTWGSIVKASSFANKINTHVTVLNDVQYGLSFNSCSGSHIYQYDAGTNNWLEMNAPSRLGNPCIVSAEEHIYVIGGKSMYVLSTASRFNPHNNTWEKVASLNEGRSRAFGAAMGGKIYVAGGRNQGGESMSSCEVYNPTSDEWQLMPSLKVPRCNASMVCCEGRLYVLGGTILSRKRNSRLLTVEEFDSERKEWVDKSFIPVESFETSEEQKKGNIFRACFYKQVIDKLQPLN, encoded by the coding sequence ATGGATGCAGTGAATGAGCTCATGTCATCAGACCCTTCTAAGCATCTTCAGGAACTTGGCCAACGTCTTGATATTCTGAGAAGAAATGAAGGTTTCTGTGATATAACGATCTCGGTGAAAGGAAAGCAATTCACGGGGCATAAAGCTGTTCTGGCCGCAAGCAGCCCGTTCTTTCTGACTCTTCTGAACAGCGACATGAAAGAGAACAGCGAAAAACTGATCACAGTGGAGCTTGAAGAGGCAACTGAAGCTGTTATGGAAGACGTGTTGAAGTACGTTTATACTGGAAACCTTTTGGTTACCGAAGAAAGAGCCCACAATCTGATTGCAACAGCGAATTACCTCCTTCTACCAGGTTTAAAAACAACGGCAGAGAGTTTCTTAAAGGATATTGTCACAACTGAGAATTGTATTTTCAACTATTATTTTGCTGAGAAGTATCAGTGCTTggaattaaaaaagaaagccCGCCAGGTTATCAACTCAAATTTCACAGATGTCATGGAAACCGAAAACTTTTTAAAGCTGGAAGCAAAGCAAGTGCTGGAATGGGTGTCTAGTGATGACATCATTGTGAATGCTGAGGATGACGTGTTCAAGGGAATTGTGAGGTGGGTGTCACACAGCAAAAGCGAAAGAGAAAGAGACTTCCCTGAATTATTGCATCAAATCCGTCTGACATCAGTATCACACAATTTTTTACTGAATGAATTGTTAGAAGAAGAACTCATTACTAAAAATTACGAGTTTTGTGTAAAGTTTATGGCAGATGCTATGAAAGTGATATTGAATTCTATCGATGGGCACATTCATCAACAACCAAGGAAATGCCTAGCAATACACGTGAATGGAATTTTTTTGAGTGGAGGGAGAAAGGTGTTAGGCTACTTTCCAAAGCAAAACAAGTGGTACAGGCTGGCAGATGCACCATTTCATCATAAAGACCACTTTCTAGTCCAGTGTAGAAGTAAAGTTTACATTGCTGATAGTCAGTCACACAAAATGGGTGAGTCGGTGGTGATGGAATACTATGAGCCAGCTATGAACACCTGGGGGTCAATCGTAAAAGCTTCCAGTTTTGCTAACAAAATCAACACACATGTAACAGTTTTGAATGATGTTCAGTATGGACTGTCATTTAATAGTTGTTCAGGATCTCATATCTACCAATATGATGCAGGAACCAATAATTGGTTGGAAATGAATGCCCCATCCAGGTTGGGCAACCCCTGTATTGTGAGCGCTGAGGAACACATCTATGTTATAGGTGGCAAATCAATGTATGTCCTGTCAACTGCATCAAGGTTCAATCCTCACAATAACACATGGGAAAAGGTTGCGAGTCTCAATGAGGGAAGGTCTAGGGCTTTTGGAGCAGCAATGGGTGGCAAGATTTATGTAGCAGGTGGTAGAAACCAGGGAGGGGAATCAATGAGTTCCTGTGAAGTGTACAATCCCACATCTGATGAGTGGCAGCTGATGCCCAGTCTGAAGGTACCTCGATGTAATGCAAGCATGGTGTGCTGTGAAGGAAGGTTGTATGTTTTGGGTGGAACTATACTAAGTAGAAAGAGAAACTCAAGACTGTTAACTGTTGAAGAGTTTGATTCAGAGAGGAAAGAATGGGTGGACAAATCATTTATACCAGTTGAAAGCTTTGAGACGTCTGAGGAACAGAAGAAGGGGAACATATTTCGCGCTTGTTTTTACAAACAAGTGATTGACAAACTGCAGCCACTAAACTAA